Proteins from one bacterium genomic window:
- a CDS encoding UvrD-helicase domain-containing protein: MAKSYALSPEQNETADIRRSAVVSAGAGSGKPRVLVARSLRLLAEGVKPSRIVAMTFSHKAAAELRQRIDEALSHAFHTRTLEDEPIAEEVRRRLFEARTRLGEGHIGTIHSFCQTLLVEEPTLMSDRPGFSVLDQTRVNQLKRLALRRAAWASDPLTSPLANRAQRAMPLAKLRDAGLTRRAIEGMTLDLLDKGWELDEARENHERPGEVLEELIARCREEAVRLYLDELPEDILALMDGQLSDADLVKKLREKELLGLNAHEILLRLRDLLGRLIGGEVNFDTMIGRDLDLLRGVKSPPGINVKHLHGFNTFKAVGGNSEKTPKHAGSDTAKIEKEAYRLTGVLFGWLDEVGAEYRKLKVGELGADYNDLLDRVAEGLAGDGGLVDVLRGRYRHFLVDEFQDTDPRQWEIIRALAVPRGKEIDDGSRTLFIVGDRKQAIYGFRGGDNTVFRKAEGELEPLIRQTKTLADNYRSRQAILDFANPAFEKIFSADADLITHDPEGSTAVKPQTMNRAREGGEGGSVTVISPAESAGKVDKLAGALLTAGIIGEILRGEFPDIPAREDYPNDKVRDGRLSLVGVLAPTREQLTLTAAALDCLGLGDGYALARGSGVF, encoded by the coding sequence ATGGCTAAGTCCTACGCCCTTAGCCCGGAGCAGAACGAGACCGCGGACATCCGCCGCTCGGCCGTCGTCTCCGCCGGGGCCGGCTCGGGCAAGCCCCGCGTACTGGTGGCCCGCTCCCTGCGCCTGCTCGCCGAGGGGGTGAAACCCTCCCGCATCGTGGCCATGACCTTCTCGCACAAGGCCGCCGCCGAGCTCCGCCAACGCATCGACGAGGCTCTCTCCCACGCCTTCCATACCCGGACGCTGGAGGACGAGCCCATCGCCGAGGAGGTCCGCCGGCGGCTCTTCGAGGCCCGCACCCGCCTGGGCGAGGGGCACATCGGCACCATCCACTCCTTCTGCCAGACCCTCCTGGTCGAAGAGCCGACGCTGATGTCCGACCGCCCCGGCTTTTCCGTCCTCGACCAGACCCGGGTCAACCAGCTGAAGCGCCTGGCGCTGCGCCGGGCGGCCTGGGCCAGCGACCCGCTGACGAGCCCCCTGGCGAACCGAGCGCAGCGAGCTATGCCCCTGGCAAAACTGCGCGACGCCGGTCTCACCCGCCGGGCCATCGAGGGAATGACCCTCGATCTTTTGGACAAGGGCTGGGAGCTGGACGAGGCGCGGGAGAATCACGAGCGGCCCGGGGAGGTGCTGGAGGAGCTCATCGCCCGTTGCCGGGAGGAGGCGGTGCGCCTGTACCTCGATGAGCTTCCCGAGGACATCCTGGCCCTGATGGACGGGCAGCTCTCCGATGCCGACCTGGTGAAGAAACTGCGCGAGAAGGAGCTTCTGGGCCTGAACGCCCACGAGATTTTATTGCGTCTCCGGGACCTCCTGGGCCGACTCATCGGCGGAGAGGTCAACTTCGATACGATGATCGGCAGGGATCTCGATTTATTGCGCGGGGTGAAATCCCCACCGGGGATCAACGTCAAGCACCTCCACGGATTTAACACCTTCAAGGCCGTCGGGGGCAATTCGGAAAAAACCCCCAAACACGCCGGCAGCGACACGGCGAAAATCGAGAAGGAGGCCTATCGGCTCACCGGCGTCCTTTTTGGCTGGCTCGACGAGGTGGGCGCAGAGTACCGCAAGCTGAAGGTCGGGGAGCTGGGCGCCGACTACAACGACCTCTTGGACCGCGTCGCCGAGGGGCTCGCCGGCGACGGGGGTCTGGTGGATGTCCTGCGCGGCCGCTACCGCCACTTCCTGGTTGACGAATTCCAGGACACCGACCCGCGCCAGTGGGAGATAATCCGCGCCCTGGCCGTGCCCCGGGGCAAGGAAATCGACGACGGGAGCCGGACGCTCTTCATCGTCGGCGACCGCAAGCAGGCCATCTACGGCTTCCGCGGCGGCGACAACACCGTCTTCCGCAAGGCCGAGGGGGAGCTGGAGCCGCTGATTCGCCAGACCAAAACCCTGGCCGACAACTACCGCTCCCGCCAGGCGATTCTCGATTTCGCCAACCCGGCCTTCGAAAAAATCTTCTCCGCCGACGCCGACTTGATCACCCACGACCCCGAGGGCTCCACCGCCGTCAAGCCCCAGACGATGAACCGCGCCCGCGAGGGCGGCGAAGGCGGCTCGGTGACGGTGATCAGCCCCGCGGAGTCGGCGGGGAAAGTGGATAAACTGGCCGGGGCCCTGCTCACCGCCGGGATTATCGGCGAAATTCTGCGGGGCGAATTCCCCGACATCCCCGCGCGCGAGGATTACCCCAACGACAAGGTCCGCGACGGCAGGCTGTCGCTGGTGGGCGTCCTGGCGCCCACGCGGGAGCAGTTGACGCTCACCGCCGCGGCGCTGGACTGCCTGGGGCTGGGCGACGGTTACGCCCTGGCCCGGGGCAGCGGCGTCTTC